The following proteins come from a genomic window of Paenibacillus spongiae:
- a CDS encoding ABC transporter permease: protein MLGYVLRRMAMMVPSLIGIVVVTFILTRVLPGDPALMITGEQALPEFVDKVREQYGFDQPLYIQFWEYIKQLARGDLGFAWHTGHSVASDFASRFPATVELTLASIFIALIIALPMGVLAASRKDSLFDHSTRLLSLLGSSMPIFWLGLLLITLFYSKLGWLPAPVGRISGDINPPTHVTGLYVVDSLLSWDMVALKDSLLHLLMPALCLSMGTMAVVTKMIRASMLEVVKQDFMRTAKAKGLSQGAVIYKHGLINSFIPTLTVLGLQFGYLLGGAVITETIFVWPGIGNYVTESILAADYAPIQAMTLISAVLYGIINLIVELLYGALDPRVRYE, encoded by the coding sequence TTGCTGGGATACGTACTCCGGCGGATGGCGATGATGGTTCCGAGTTTGATCGGAATCGTTGTGGTGACGTTCATCTTGACGCGGGTTTTACCGGGTGACCCGGCTTTAATGATAACGGGGGAACAAGCGCTCCCCGAGTTCGTGGACAAGGTGCGCGAGCAATATGGGTTTGATCAGCCCCTGTACATTCAATTCTGGGAATATATCAAGCAGCTTGCCCGGGGAGATCTTGGATTTGCGTGGCATACGGGACATTCAGTTGCATCCGATTTCGCCTCGCGATTCCCCGCAACGGTCGAGCTGACGCTGGCAAGCATCTTCATTGCGCTTATCATCGCGCTGCCTATGGGCGTCCTGGCGGCATCCCGCAAGGATTCGCTGTTCGATCATTCGACGCGTCTCCTCTCGCTTCTGGGATCCTCGATGCCGATTTTCTGGCTCGGTCTGCTGCTTATTACGTTATTCTATTCGAAGCTTGGCTGGCTGCCGGCGCCTGTGGGGCGAATCAGCGGGGATATTAATCCGCCGACGCATGTGACGGGACTGTATGTGGTGGACAGCCTGCTGAGCTGGGATATGGTGGCGCTCAAGGATTCGCTTCTTCACCTGCTGATGCCGGCCTTATGTCTAAGCATGGGGACGATGGCTGTCGTGACCAAGATGATCAGAGCCAGCATGCTGGAGGTTGTTAAGCAGGATTTCATGCGGACGGCCAAGGCCAAAGGATTGTCGCAAGGAGCGGTGATCTACAAGCACGGTCTGATCAATTCCTTCATTCCGACACTGACCGTTCTCGGTCTGCAATTCGGTTATCTGCTCGGCGGGGCGGTCATTACGGAAACGATCTTCGTATGGCCGGGCATAGGCAACTATGTAACGGAATCCATTCTCGCCGCCGATTATGCGCCCATTCAGGCGATGACCCTGATCAGCGCGGTACTTTATGGCATTATCAATCTTATCGTTGAACTGCTCTATGGAGCGTTGGATCCGCGGGTGCGTTATGAATAG